A region from the Pseudomonadota bacterium genome encodes:
- a CDS encoding 7-carboxy-7-deazaguanine synthase QueE, with amino-acid sequence MTETIRLYSFFVSIQGESTRAGLPCAFVRLAGCPLACAFCDTVPARDAAGIETGIPEIVARVLAAGQRLVEVTGGEPLAQPGAIPLLAALADAGLEVMLETSGAFPIRGVDPRVRVVMDIKTPGSGMAESFCAKNLDALVRGHHEVKFVVTSRADFDWAVARVRGAGLADRCDLLVSPAHPLVAYAELAEWVLASGLPLRFQPQLHRLIWPAPQAEER; translated from the coding sequence ATGACCGAGACGATCCGGCTCTATTCGTTTTTCGTGTCCATCCAGGGAGAGTCGACGCGCGCCGGGCTGCCGTGCGCGTTCGTCCGGCTCGCCGGATGCCCGCTCGCGTGCGCCTTCTGCGACACCGTCCCGGCCCGCGACGCGGCCGGCATCGAGACCGGGATCCCCGAGATCGTCGCGCGCGTCCTAGCGGCGGGCCAGCGCCTCGTCGAGGTGACGGGCGGGGAGCCGCTCGCCCAGCCGGGCGCCATCCCGCTGCTCGCCGCGCTCGCCGACGCCGGGCTCGAGGTGATGCTCGAGACCTCGGGCGCGTTCCCGATCCGCGGCGTCGATCCCCGGGTGCGCGTCGTGATGGACATCAAGACCCCGGGGTCCGGCATGGCCGAGAGCTTCTGCGCAAAGAACCTCGACGCCCTCGTGCGCGGGCACCACGAGGTGAAGTTCGTTGTCACCTCGCGCGCCGACTTCGACTGGGCCGTCGCGCGCGTCCGCGGCGCCGGGCTCGCGGATCGCTGCGACCTGCTCGTCTCACCTGCGCACCCGCTCGTCGCGTACGCCGAGCTCGCGGAGTGGGTTCTCGCGAGCGGGTTGCCCTTGCGTTTTCAG